A single region of the Changchengzhania lutea genome encodes:
- a CDS encoding GxxExxY protein translates to MSTLYHKEEAYKIIGICMEVHNELGKGFNEIVYSDALEIEFIDNDINYSREKKFDINYKGNLLPHKYKADFIVDNKIVLEIKAIACLTSANVKQTLNYLAVSKLKLGILINFGEDSLKYKRIVL, encoded by the coding sequence ATGAGCACCCTGTATCACAAAGAAGAAGCTTATAAAATTATTGGTATTTGTATGGAGGTTCATAATGAATTAGGAAAAGGATTTAACGAAATAGTTTATAGTGATGCTTTAGAAATTGAATTTATAGATAATGATATCAACTACTCAAGAGAGAAAAAATTCGACATAAACTATAAAGGAAACTTATTACCACATAAATACAAAGCAGATTTTATTGTTGATAATAAAATAGTTTTAGAAATAAAAGCCATCGCATGTCTCACTTCTGCTAACGTAAAACAAACCTTAAATTATTTGGCTGTTTCCAAATTAAAACTTGGCATTCTTATTAACTTTGGTGAAGATAGTTTAAAATATAAAAGAATCGTTTTATAA
- the map gene encoding type I methionyl aminopeptidase, whose protein sequence is MIIVKTKEEIELMRESALIVSKTLGLLAKEIKPGVTTLQLDKIAEEYIRDQGAIPGFLGLYDFPNTLCMSPNTQVVHGFPTSEPLVEGDIISIDCGAFKNGFYGDHAYTFAVGEIEPETEKLLQVTKESLYVGIREFKLNNRVGDVGYAIQKYCEDHGYGVVRELVGHGLGRKMHEDPEMPNYGKRGRGKKFVEGMVVAIEPMINMGTHRIKQHKDGWTITTLDNKPSAHFEHDVALVDGKPELLSTFAYIYEALGIESDEENEFRQEALVL, encoded by the coding sequence ATGATTATAGTAAAAACAAAAGAAGAAATCGAATTAATGCGTGAAAGCGCTTTAATCGTGTCAAAAACATTAGGGCTCTTAGCTAAAGAAATAAAGCCTGGTGTTACGACCTTACAATTAGACAAAATTGCTGAAGAATATATTAGGGACCAAGGCGCTATTCCTGGGTTTTTAGGTCTGTATGATTTTCCTAACACACTATGCATGAGCCCGAACACCCAGGTGGTGCACGGTTTTCCTACAAGTGAGCCATTAGTCGAAGGCGATATTATCTCTATTGACTGTGGCGCTTTTAAAAATGGTTTTTACGGCGATCACGCGTATACCTTTGCTGTTGGTGAGATAGAACCTGAGACCGAAAAATTACTACAAGTGACTAAAGAATCCCTTTATGTGGGCATACGAGAATTCAAGCTAAACAATCGTGTTGGTGATGTTGGGTATGCTATTCAAAAATACTGTGAAGATCATGGTTATGGTGTGGTTAGAGAATTGGTTGGCCATGGATTAGGAAGAAAAATGCACGAAGACCCAGAAATGCCTAATTATGGAAAACGCGGACGTGGCAAAAAGTTTGTGGAAGGTATGGTTGTGGCTATAGAGCCTATGATTAATATGGGAACACATCGTATAAAACAACATAAAGACGGTTGGACTATTACCACTCTGGACAACAAACCAAGTGCTCATTTTGAACATGATGTGGCCCTTGTTGATGGAAAGCCAGAATTACTCTCAACCTTTGCCTATATTTATGAGGCATTAGGTATTGAAAGTGATGAGGAAAATGAATTTAGACAAGAGGCTTTGGTTTTATAG